The DNA segment AGATCTGTTGCCTTGAAATTTGCAGCATTTCCATTAACCACTCTGAAACAGAAGCACAAGGCTCAAAGTGCTCCCTAATTTCTATCAAGATGATGCTTGAATCTAAATATTCTTCCATTCTCAATCTTTGAACAATAATTGCATTCCACTTCTCTACCATTTCATTAGTATCCCATCCTTCCATCCAATATCTGACAACTTTcctggagttttttttttttttttttctacttttaataGATGAGGATTGTACTTAGATTGCTCTCAGTTGAATCTGTTCCACTCCCAGACATTCCTTAAATATCTCCctagtttcaattttaaattacaaaattcgGCCAAAATTACCAAGTTCACAATGATCCCATCAATTTTCTCCAAAATCGAGTTTGCTTACAATTCAACTCAAGCAACGGGTGTGGGAATGTAAACTCGTACCTCTTTGAGTTAACACTAGAGTTTGATAACAATGCTCTTAAAcaaagttcaaaacatgaatAGGAGAAACTAGTGAATAGACATTAATACTAGTTAATGGTGCCATGATACATGTTGAGATTGaaactattaaatatatttctagagGGCTTCTAAGATCCCTCTCACTATCATTCTATGTATAATGAAaatacaagagtacatggaaTAGTAAGGGACTGCACTAGACCCTTAGGTGTAGAACTAGGTAAAACTAATAAATGATATAGCAGACTACATACTGCCTAgatataattattctaacaatacataaaaattttctttttgtcgTTGGTTATTATTCATTGTGAGATGTAATGTAGATGGGCCAGGGATTGGCATCATACGAAATGGAAATACTAAGtattgttttctaaaattgttcAAGGCTGGCACTTGTGGATTTTAGTTTGCTGGAATATTTATTAACTAGATAATGCTGTactgtttatttgtttttgtttaccATTCTGTTTGCTTTAAATAGTAATTCCATTTCTGAATCATGTTATATTCCTGGATATTGTGTATCAGTAATGCAACATTTCAGCTGCCTGGCTTTTTATCCTCACATGcatttgaagaagatgaagacgaATATGAAGATGATATACCAATCAAATTGTGTAAGGAGACATTTGATGCATCTCCAGCAGATCCCACCCATACCCTTGGAGAATCAGAAACCTCTAATGTTACCCCAAATGACAAGCGCCATTGTATCTTAAAGGATGTGGATCGTGAGCTGGAAATGGAAGATGTTTCAGGTCATCCCAAGGAGGAAAGGCCAACATTTTTTAACAGTTCTGATGAAATTGATTTGCAACTTCAGGTGTCAGATAGCAATTTGGATCTGACTCCAAGCATTTCAAAAGAAATGTCAGCTACTCCTGAGGGTTCTCCTCCTTTGCCACTTGATTCACCTCCTCCACCCCCACCTTTGCCTTCATCACCACCACCCCCTCCTCCTCCATTATCACCATCTCCTCCCCCACCCCCACCACCCCCAATGTTGCAACCCCCACCTCCTCCTTTACCACCATCAGCCCCTCCAGTGTCCTTGGTTCCTCAATCGTCAGGACCAGCTCGGCCACTTCTGTCCCAACCATTAATGCCATCTCAGTCATCACATCAGTCATCCCCACAGTTGGGGTATCAGCAGAGTGTACCTCATGACTTTAGTGGCACTAATAATGTAAGACTGTTTTTCTTTTGGTCTCACTTGGttgtcttgaatttattttggattgttgattttgataaatgCTTTCATGTGTGCAGGGTAACCAAATAGTTCCAATGGCTGGGAATTCATTTCCTGGAGGTCACAATAATGCAGCTGTCAAGAATGAAATATTTCCACAGCCTCCTGCTTATGCTCCAACAGCAGGTTGCAGCTCCCAGGAATCTTCTGGTTTTAACCCTTCAAGGCAATTAGAGTACGGACAGAATGATATGTATCTAAATGCTCAAGTTCCTCAACCTAACCATCAATTTCAGCAGGGCAATCCCCCATATGCACAAAGGCACACACATCCTGCCCCACCCCAAAATCCACCAAATCCGTACCCATATTCAAATCCTACAGTTCAGCAACATCTTCCACATTCATTCCATCCTCCCTTCCCTTTACCGTCTCTTCCTGATGGCAGGAGACAATTTGTTGCTGATGAGCAATGGCGAATGCCATCGAGTgaatataaaacaaacaatcaacatagtgTATGGAGAGGGAGAAATCCATCATGTCCTGGTCCACCCTATGGGCAAGAAGGTATGATCTACTTGGCTCACACTAAATGTCTGACTTAAATACAAATATGGTTAATTGTAGGCTTTTTGTTATGTGTATACATTCGAGTTTGTTCACAGCTTATAGAGGTCGATATGTTTTTGGTTACGTTTCTATTGTTCATACAAGTGAAAGTGATAGGCCCATAACTAAGGTGTATAAGAGGAGAAGGGCTGCCATAAGCCCAATCATTTTGATGAAGGTTTCTTAGCATATGAAAAAAGGGAGGGCACCGCCACTAGAGATGGAGAATTCTGGTGAGGAAAGAGACAGAAGTAACTGAATGAGGACAGGTGTCATTGAAAGATTGGGGGAGAGATATATGGTAACATTTGGAGAATAATGGAGTTGGTTGTAAATAGGGTGGAGGGAGATAGGGAAGCGAGCAAAAAATATTAGGAAAAGATTGGGCAAGCCTGCTGGTTTAAGGGAGAGTATTATTTCTGTTCTGCATTTTCCTTTGTAATTTTTCTGTTTGTATTTTTGTTGCCAATCAATATCAACTTGCATAGACTGCTTCGTTAATACATATATTTCCCACCtatcaatcaatttttttggTTTCTATCACAACATTTTAGTTCAATAttgttatttgtatttttgtgtttttgtacaAGCaatataaatgttgtttgtaaaagttgtttttgatTATTGTGATGAAGGTCATTTTCAGCCACCATTTGAAAGGACACCAGTAACCACTGTAGGTTTTCAGCGGCCAATTTCAAGCAACCTACCTGTTGCTCCAATCTCAGGTGATTTTTAATATCTATCTATGTATAGTTAGATGTGAGGTGTTAGTTTTCGTCATTCAATCTTGGGTGGATGATTaagattattttagttaaacCAAATCTTAAACATCTATTTTAATTCCATGGTTGAGATTGACTCCTCTAACGCACTTCTTTTGAATTTATActtattaaactaaatttaaaatacatttttcccTTTTCAGGACATGTTGTACCTCAGATGATGCCCTGTAGGCCGGACATTCCTTCTGTTAATTGTTGGAGACCCACTTGAAATTGAATGGAGTCTTATTAGTTTTAGGTAAACTTTTTTGTGTTTGGGAGGATTTCTTTCTGCAATAACGGTTTAACTGTGTAGCTGCAATAGGTGATTGTTCAATGAACTTTGGCTTCCGTGTGTCATTGAAATGTGTGCTTGTAcccaaatattgaaaaaaaaaaatgttgaataaaaatagaaatacaatAGTTTCTTTATGTGATACTTAGGAATGTTAGgattatttaatgttaaatgAACTCCCGTGCCTCTTGAAGTGCCACTTGAAGTTGTGATGTTGAGTAGTCTTGGCTGTCGGAAAAATTGGCCCTCcgctaaatatattttttagtttgatcATCTTTGGTAAATTCTTCTGAGTGTTTCTGTATTTGAACAGTTTGAAAATTGTGTGTATGTTACTGGAGGAAATGAGAACTTTTTTAAGTTAGCTTATTTCTCCCTCCTTTTAGTAATTTCTTCAATAAAAATAGGTAATGACTTCTAGTTATATCCCCTTCTATCGTGGCTGACAATGTGACATGATTGAAACATCAGGGATAATTCCCCAtgaacaatttatttattttttttaaaaatttatggaCTTCTGTAGtcttacatttaaataattgatttcataattaaaagtTTCTCCTTCATTTGCATGATTGGTGGATAGTGACTGAGTTCATTATTATCAGGAAACTCTTTCACGGAACTTTCCAAAACCCAAATTTATGTTAACTCTTTACATTGTGGGAGTGAGCTTTGATTATTTAACCTCTTATATATGGAATGGATTTCTTATAGGAAAAAGTTTAATTGTATATCTGTTTTTATTCAACAAAGAAATGTATCTAAATATTGCCTTGTTGATTGTTACTGCTCTTTATCTTTCAGTGGTGTTGCTGGTGGATCAACATGAAAGGTTAAATTGTGCCACAAAGTTAGATTCGCCTGTGTAGTACATACAACTTACCCatgaagaaattttgaaaactcgAGGAGGCTTTTGACAGGATTGtgtatattgtaatttttcCTGACAATGTATCCCAGGAACATTTGCTTCCAAGTTTAGCCCATGTTTTTCACTTGGTTAGTTTATCTGTTTCTCATCTCTTGTAATTATTACATTATATCTATATAGAAATCTGTTTCAAGTACTCAATTTTAACTCCAATAaatgaatgttattttaattttcaatattgaAAAAGGCTTGTTTTTTCtgacttcaattttttttcccaCAGTCCATTGCACTTTCTTGATAAGTAATATCATATTTCATGACTAAATGCCCATTAGTTATTATAGTATGTAAGTAGATGCAAACTTCATTTTGAAAGTCAATTTTGTGAGGTTAAGGGAGATTTGAAATATGCTTTCTAAGATGATATCATAACCTATCATGACTTGATATTTTGGGTCTATCATGTCACTCATTATCGGAGGATCACCCATAAATATTTTGTCCTACGCTCAGAGATATCTAGTTCTCAGCGTGTGTGGTATGTTAGATACATGactaaattatagtatattaGTGATTGTAAATTTAGTCTTACAAGATGATTTCCTAAGGTTGACTTaggtttaaaatttactttttaaattatatcttgAGTCTACCTGGGATTTCCACTACTCTCGATTATATTTATTAGTGATGGTGTTTAGTGTTATATAAgggtacttttttttttaaagtagcATTAAATAGGGTTAAGGTGAtttgaattagtttatatttaagtCCACCAAACATGaccatatttttgtttatatttaaattcagaGGAAGTACCAGCTAGTATCTAATCTTTTCAACCTTTAGAAACTTGTGTTCAGAAAATATTGAGCAAGCTTTATTTCCCCTCTGATTGTGGATTTCTGTGAAATAAATGTATGTGTGGGGTTCTTATGAGTAGAAATGTCAAGTAAATCATATAAGAGACCGAAATACCACCTTCAACTCAACTTCAAGGCAATGAGTTTGtgggttttctttttaatgtacTGTATCTTATTTGTTCTTGGTCAATGTGAGACTCTCACACTTGAAATATTAATAGTGTGTATAGTTCAATCTGAATAATCAgtgtttttacttttgaatttgcggccttttattttttatacctaTTGGTTTTATCAATTGAGTAGTAATCGTTTTACAGATTTATTgtgtttataattatgtttggGGTGGGGATTGTTAAATATCTTGTTTGTTCTTCAGTTGAAAACCATTTTCATGAGATGAAATTAGGGTTAAATGAATTTTTGGTATCTTTAAAGTTGGTCCCgacattaattttattactcTTGAATTAACGCGATTGACATGCAATAATagtaatttgatatttaatatacATTGGTATGTGATAATGTAAAAATTAGCAAGTTAACAGCTGTTAATTCAAAACTTCCATAATAACTGttagaattaaattaacatatttattaaatgtggATATAGAAAACATGTGTTAATTTTGGAGATactaaaaacttatttaacctGTGAAATCATATCTGGCTGTACAGATGAATTTATACTTTCAAAGTCTGTGTGACAGATTTAATGTTTGTCTTCTATTGGTCATgttacattaataaaatttgtgcCTACTTCTTTTAGCTGCATTCATTTTCTCAGCCAGATCACATATGATGGCAGTTTTCCTCTTTGTTTCAAGGATTgtttatatgtaaattttgtatgatttattaatttttctcttccataATTCTGAATCGAGTTTACATCTAAGCATAAATAGTATAACGTGAGATGTTGTTTATTGAATTTGACAGTTGTTATCCTTCTTTTTATAGACTTAAATTGGCActgtttagtttttatttttattttcttcgtTTTGTAGCTTCCTAAGTGGGGAGGCTACCCCATTTCGAAGATACCAGAGCCTTCCACAAGTTTCATTTAGATCTTTCACTGAAGCTGAAAGATTAGTTTGCCTACTACTAACTGCCATTGtcagtttgaataaaaaatgcttCAGGCTCTGGCATAAACGGTCATCTTTGTATGCAATATTTTCAACAATAGTTTTTGATCAAAGAGTTAAGTTGCGATCAATTTTAAAACTTTCAATAAAGTGACCATGTTCGAATTTTGaacatatattttgattttactgCAAGGTTGGAATTCTCTTCTTGTAATGACaactttctttctcttattatttttagataGACTATCTTTGCGCAATTTGTTTATTCATCCTTTTGGCGAACGTTAACCTTAATATTATCCAACTTGTTATTTTGTATTACTAAGTTATTTATGTGTTATAGTTAAAGCACAACAATGTTATTATTACTGAGAAAGTCACAAGCATGTATAGGCAGGTGGAAAGTTCTATCAAAGCAGACGtgcaaatataatttttattctgtCTTGATTCACCAatctaaatcattttattatattctttctttcttctgtgTTGGAATTTTCACTTATTCAGGAGTTTAATGATAGGGAAAGAGACTAGTTCTTTATATAAGGCCTTCGATCTTTGTCTGATTGTACACATATTGCTTCTATAGTGAGGGTAATTTATATCATTGGTATTCTTATGCAAGTTTTGTTAGGAGTTTTTCACTCATTCTCATAAATGCGAAGCCTTCTTTCTTGACCAGTCCTTTAAAAAATTTGCAACACCACATAAGAGTCCTCTGTCTAGCAAGTTCACGTAGTTAATACCAAGGGCATGTTGCagttttatagaaaatatagtTGAACTTGAGGTATTTCTGATATGAGTATTTTGGTGCAAGGGTTGTTTGGGAATGGTCtcgtttttgttgtgttttgtgcgTGAACTTGCAAAACTTATTActtgatctatttttccttcttccttGACACGTTTTCTCGTTTTTTAGAAGTGGAATTATAATTATGGGAATGCTGATGATAAAAGGGACATTGACTTTGGACATTGATTTTGGACATGACTTGtgtttgtttgtaatttttggtGAAACACACCTACCTGTGACAATTCCAGGATTTTAAGTTGCCCAACGTAGGTCGACTTGATTAGGAATGttaatagaatttttttgtGACTAAAATTATACATGAATTAGAATGAATGTGAAAGATATACTGAATAAGAGAAGTGAATAATCTGAAACAATTCTTCAAAGTTCTCACAGTGAACAGTTTTGCTTGAGTTCCATTCCCTTTCTTGCATGGTTGTGTAATTGGCTAGTTTTTGAATATgtactttttaaaatgtttctcTGAGAAAGGGCAACAAATAAGTGATGTCCATTGCATTTACCCTTGAAAACTTTTTGAAAcaatgaaggaagaaaaagacaGGTAACTCTAAAAGTATATTTGATTGCAGCATGATAAGCTATTTATGCATTTATTTTTACATGAGAGAATGCACGAACGTTTTGTTTAGAAATTTTGAATGAAGTACTGCTGGACTCCTTGTTTGTGTAATTTCTATAATTACTTTTACTGTTCTTTAGAATCTCAAGCACTTGACTCTGTCTTGATATTATGGTGTTTTTGTTATCGTTAGCATAGGTCAACTTGAATATGTATTCAGCTTGCTTGTTTGTTGTTAATATCTctctttttcatgttttaataCTTGTTTCCCCCATTTTTGCTGTAAACTTGGACACAATGGATCAGTGTCTAAAATTTGAACTTATGGAAACCAATTATCCTCCCCGTATTTTAAGATGCATTTTTTTCCACGCAGTTCTTTTTGGTTATATTCATCAAGTCATTCCTAGCGTTAGCATTGCATTGATTGTACCTTATTTCAATGATGATGGCTCGTAATGTtgcttttatttaattcatattgtGGTATATGATGTGTTCTGTCAAGTGGTAACCTTTTGTTATTGCTGAAAAGGAATTCTGGATATCTCAGCGATTTCAGGTTTTGTTAATGCCAAAGAGGATGGTGatcattttttcatgttttgaatgTGATAACTGAACAAAGATTACAGTGAAACTTCTCATAAAGACTGCTGATTATTGAGGTAATACTGCCGTGGAATTTAAGAACTGACCATGCTTtagttatttcttttcttcaattactGTGCTAGGGATCCATAGTTGTAAACATAGTTCTTATGAATGTTTTATAAGAACTCTATTCTTTCATGAATAGTTTACGAATATTATACATCACTTTGTCTTGGTTGTTTTCCTGTCGTGTGTAATGCATGCATGTCTCATTGCAATTTGGATCAATTTTTCTGAATTCTTACAATAGGAAGTTGGAATGATTGAGTTGTCATTAAGATCGTAGTTTTATCTGATTAATGGATGGATTGAATTTCCATCTTTCTGTTTTTGCCATATGAttatatatacaattatttaCCTTGAAACGTAGGGCTTAGTTTGTTGTCATAGATATGTCGTCGTGTGTTGTACATTTGCTCGATGTTTGTCTCTGCTTTTCCAATGCAAGGTTGGAAGAGACGTACAATGTTTTGAGAAACAATTCTTCAACTTCACTCAGGATTGCTTGAGGATTGGAAAGTAGCATGTTGTAATGGAATAATTTGATTCTCATAAGGATTTGAGGGATAAGTAGGGTAAGACAGATAACATAGATGACAGCCTTAAAAAGCTCCAGCCCAGCCCAGCCCTAGTCATAGCCCCAGCCCAGCCACAACCCAGCCCTAGCCCAGCCCCAACCCAGACCCAGACACAGCCCCAACCCAGACCCAAACACAGCCCCAGCCCAGACACAGCCCCAGCCCCAGCCACAGCCACAGCCCAACCCCAGCCCAGACAGCCACAGCCCAGCCCCAGCCACAGACACAGCCCAGCCCCAGCCCCAACCACAGCCCAGACACAGCCCCAGCCACAGTCACAGCCCAGCCACAGCTCCAGCCACAACCACAGTCACAGCCCAGCCCTAGCCACAGCCACAGCCCCAGCCACAGCCACAGCCCAGCCACAGACACAGCCCAGCCCAGTCACAGCCCCAGCCACCACAGCCACAGGGACATATGACACATATGATCGATCAATTTGCAGTCCGCCACATTGACTTTAATTGTCTGATCCCTCTTTTGATTGTTTATTTGGCTCACACTAGTTATGAATAAAACGCCCTGGTTTGTTCTTTCTGATTGTTAGGTTGTGAGTAGCTCTATCCTTTAGTTTGTTATACTTTCTGTGAAGATAAAGATTTTGGTTATCAAATTAGATAGTAAACCAGTCAGTAATATTGGAAAACTTGGGTACTTAAGTTCTGTCATTCGAAGAAGCTATACTTGATTTATGACATTGGACTTGATTTTTGCATCTTAAATGAGCCAAAACTAATTCTCGTGAAACAATGTGCATTATATATGCGACCAtactttctaatttatttattttacatgtttGCAATCGATTCCTTAGCTTCACGATTGCTCATGCTGagtacatttttttcatttgcctTGTTGGTAGAGAACTTTATGTAAAACTGAAATACTGTATAGGTAACTAATTGtcttatttaaaagttttattgaaTTGTGTAAGCATAATATTCTTTTCATTAGCGGAATTGAATGGTGCTGATTGAATTCAATTCcaattttgtataaataaattgttGAAATAGCTATCTGTcgttattgaaatttaatattagGTATGTTGAAGTAGTAGCAAATTGTGCACTTCTCGTTTGagttagtttaatatttttttcatgttttattttggGGATGATGATACGAAATTCGCATGAGCTTTCGTGTAAGGTTAATATGTGgtcattatttttaaagtgtCTACAGAAAGTTGCAAGTCCAAGGGGACGGTCTCAAATTTGCCGTTCAGAAAAGGGTGTTTTGGACTCTTAACATTCATGAGAGGGTGTTTAGGCATGTTTCATAGCCGCAATATTTTAAAAGACTCAAGCAACCCAAATTTGAGGGCAAAACCTGTATTTGGGAGCTAGGAAACCATTACAAGAAGAGTTGTGGACCTTCATCAAAAAAGATTTACGGTAAAAATATCTACATTTAAGCTATGGTAAGgtgcaatttttttattcaattttactCACACTGCTAATGATTTGTCATATCTATTTAACTTCCTATTTACCAAACATTGTTTAATTCGCgtgtactaattttaatttttagtcttAACGCTGACACACTAGAAACTGATGAACAtgaagaatttttatatttaatcgtTATTGTTTGGTAATTCTAATGTTTTAGCAGAGCTAACGAAAAAAGTTAGAAGCATcaaataaaaatccaaaaagtAACCCTTGCGgatttgttcatttatttatatccTGCTTCGGAACGAATTCATAAGATTATTGCAACTATGTAATCTTCTGGTCGTAGAACAAGCAAAACAAATCGGGTGGAAAATTTCTTGAACTTATCTGCTTACCCATTTCTAAGATAACATTATTCGTGCCATGCTAGAGCATTTTAAAGGAAGTTTCttattaataaagcattatttTACTGTGAATCTTACATACACGATATCTTTAGAATTGAAGaaacttgtttataattttttttttcagttttaagaAGCTCGTATTTGTGGAACCTAGATTAAAATAACGTTTTCATTGATAAGAAACTTCCATTGCAGATGTTCTAACAGATTAgtaaatgtaatattaatatatttctctaacatttttttaccTCAACCCATTGGTGTGAAAGCCAAAGGTCTGGGAACATTAGAAAGGGCAACAGAACTGGTTTGATCACTAACTACATATACTAATCAAATGCAGTTGTAATCCTTTTGCTAGCCATCAAAGATAAGTTTTGCAATGCTGCAGCTGAAAATGGTATGTTAAACTGGTTTTAAACTGCACTTTGAGGTTGGCTCACCGATGATTTTGCTTAATTTGCTTCCATTATACTAAATAGCACTTTGCTTAAACCATCTGTTTGGAATAAGATGTCAACGCTAATCGGCTAGAAGATTTCTGCCTCTGAGCTAGGCCATTAGCCGATCTGGTATAAAATCCACCATTGCTACTACTATCCTGCTTCATGAGCAACTCTGGAATACGCTGAAGGTTAACTTCAGATTTATGATTCCTCCGGATAAGTGTAGCATTCCTTTTATCAAGGTTACTTTTCCTGTCTGCTACACCTGCCATAATATCAGACCTCTCATAACTATCAGTGGCCAAACTAAGAGCATTTCGGTGGTGACCAAGAGTTTTGCCGGACATTGGTGAGTTTTGGTTGAACGAACCATTTTCTGAATATTTAAAAGACCTTTTTTCGTACTCTACCATGCTAAAGATTTCAGATGcgcatttcttcatttttggtTTAGCTCCGTACTGACCTGGCAAAGAGCGCCGGACTGAGGAGAGCTTATGCTCGGAGGACTTCCTTCTCAGTGGCTGGAAAGATTC comes from the Vigna radiata var. radiata cultivar VC1973A chromosome 2, Vradiata_ver6, whole genome shotgun sequence genome and includes:
- the LOC106778253 gene encoding uncharacterized protein LOC106778253 — protein: MQIQTCPTYEYDENLPNRQMMMMPSLASTSPPTPAYIQHPISKLDTLAGIAIKYGVEVADIRKVNGLVTDMQMFALKTLHIPLNGKHPQPSSTGFTDGHKHCYSCRQDETENSPADNTSYELFESFQPLRRKSSEHKLSSVRRSLPGQYGAKPKMKKCASEIFSMVEYEKRSFKYSENGSFNQNSPMSGKTLGHHRNALSLATDSYERSDIMAGVADRKSNLDKRNATLIRRNHKSEVNLQRIPELLMKQDSSSNGGFYTRSANGLAQRQKSSSRLALTSYSKQMV